In the genome of Montipora foliosa isolate CH-2021 chromosome 3, ASM3666993v2, whole genome shotgun sequence, one region contains:
- the LOC137997046 gene encoding glycine receptor subunit alphaZ1-like, whose product MIVMCLQSKDVGRFPLGFALFFVLSTRLRFCYANIGHQEACNRSAEQLLTWINNDNDISSRPNKTGGPVTIVIESYILSISSINEENMEFSLDMFFRQRWNDSRLCYLPDPDKSTDQRLILNAALRKNIWKPDIYFRNSKEARFHLVPTQNILFGIHPDGCILMSARITTVLSCQMNFRQFPMDQQTCHFNLGSYSQTEDNVIVKWRTLNRGLIVPENLEIPQYDMGKVIVKNRSRRYNTGVFSEPEATFVFKRRLMFYVYGFYLPVTLVVLLSWISFWIDPDSTPARVSLGVITILAMGNFLHGGGGAPNVSYATALDVYMITCFVFVFACLLEYAAVHCALNNSQKADINEQCSLVKFSEPMKSQATMEGKENESVSTTKNNNEERSKLRQKSLAQEAKLRYIWFNSTSLERYSRVAFPLCFVIFNVAYWLTYLGPSVENHGIW is encoded by the exons ATGATCGTGATGTGCTTACAGAGCAAAGATGTTGGAAGGTTTCCTTTGGGTTTCGCTTTGTTTTTCGTCTTATCAACTCGTCTGCGATTCTGCTATGCCAATATCGG ACACCAAGAAGCATGTAACAGGAGTGCAGAACAATTACTAACCTGGATAAATAATGATAACGATATTTCCTCCAGGCCAAACAAGACAG gtGGGCCAGTAACCATTGTTATCGAGTCTTACATTTTGAGTATCAGCTCTATCAATGAAGAAAACATG GAATTTTCACTCGACATGTTTTTTAGACAGCGATGGAATGACTCGCGGCTTTGTTATCTGCCAGATCCGGACAAATCAACTGACCAAAGATTGATCTTGAACGCGGCATTGAGGAAAAATATTTGGAAGCCCGACATCTACTTTCGCAACAGTAAGGAGGCGCGTTTTCATCTGGTTCCAACACAGAATATTCTCTTTGGCATACACCCTGATGGTTGCATTCTAATGAGTGCTAG AATCACCACGGTGCTCTCGTGTCAAATGAATTTTCGTCAATTTCCTATGGATCAACAGACATGTCATTTCAACCTTGGCAGCT ATTCTCAAACAGAAGATAACGTGATTGTTAAGTGGAGAACCTTGAATAGAGGGTTGATCGTGCCGGAAAATTTAGAGATTCCACAGTATGACATGGGTAAAGTCATCGTGAAAAATCGCAGTAGAAGATATAACACAG GTGTCTTTTCTGAGCCAGAAGCAACATTCGTCTTCAAAAGGCGTCTCATGTTTTATGTGTATGGATTTTATCTTCCCGTAACTCTTGTCGTCCTTCTCAGCTGGATCTCGTTCTGGATCGATCCCGACTCTACCCCCGCACGAGTCTCTCTTGGAGTCATCACTATCCTAGCCATGGGCAACTTCCTTCACGGAGGTGGTGGGGCTCCAAATGTATCTTATGCCACTGCTCTTGACGTGTACATGATCACGtgtttcgttttcgttttcgcCTGCTTGTTGGAGTACGCCGCTGTGCATTGCGCACTCAACAATTCACAGAAAGCAGATATAAATGAG CAATGCAGCTTGGTCAAATTTTCTGAACCAATGAAATCTCAAGCCACCATGGAGGGCAAGGAGAATGAGAGTGTTTCAACAACGAAGAACAACAACGAAGAAAGGTCCAAGTTGAGACAAAAGTCGTTAGCCCAAGAGGCCAAATTGCGTTACATCTGGTTTAACTCTACCTCATTGGAGCGTTACTCTCGAGTGGCATTCCCTTTATGCTTTGTGATATTCAATGTGGCTTATTGGCTGACGTATCTGGGACCAAGCGTCGAGAATCACGGAATTTGGTGA